From Streptomyces sp. TLI_053, a single genomic window includes:
- a CDS encoding MFS transporter codes for MVASQLVSGAGLTAGIVVGALLAEQMLGSTGLAGIPTALFTGGSMLGALVVGRLCQRRGRRPGLGTGYAIGALGSVGVVAAVALDQVALLLPSLLVYGAGTATNLLARYAGADLAAPHRRARALSRVLLAATLGAVAGPNLVPLTGDLARAWGIPPLAGPFLLAALGYTAAAVLLTALLRPDPLHLAQARLPAPEAPAADGDASDGSDSGDGAHPVRKLRKEADRRRGPGFATGLWIMLLGQLPKVALMTMTPVHLAANGHGTGTIGLVVSLHIAAMFLPSPLTGLLTDRLGALPVAAASGVLLCAAALLAAAAPGDSVPLLALALTLAGIAWNLGLVSGTAVITAALPPGRGASTQGLADVGLAVAGSTGGLLSGLVVTAGGYDALALGCALTALLVTPLALRQRLTALEQERTGAPAG; via the coding sequence CTGGTCGCATCGCAACTGGTCAGCGGCGCCGGGCTCACCGCCGGCATCGTCGTCGGCGCCCTGCTGGCCGAACAGATGCTCGGCTCCACCGGCCTCGCCGGCATCCCCACCGCCCTGTTCACCGGCGGATCGATGCTCGGCGCGCTCGTCGTCGGCCGGCTGTGCCAGCGGCGCGGGCGCCGCCCCGGTCTCGGCACCGGCTACGCGATCGGCGCCCTGGGCAGCGTCGGTGTGGTCGCCGCCGTGGCCCTGGACCAGGTAGCGCTGCTGCTGCCCTCGCTCCTGGTCTACGGCGCCGGCACCGCCACCAACCTCCTCGCCCGCTACGCCGGCGCGGACCTCGCCGCACCCCACCGCCGCGCCCGCGCCCTGAGTCGTGTCCTGCTCGCCGCGACCCTCGGCGCGGTCGCGGGCCCCAACCTCGTGCCGCTCACCGGCGACCTCGCCCGTGCCTGGGGCATCCCCCCACTGGCCGGGCCCTTCCTGCTCGCCGCGCTCGGCTACACGGCGGCGGCCGTCCTGCTCACCGCGCTGCTGCGGCCCGATCCCCTCCACCTGGCGCAGGCCCGGCTCCCCGCCCCGGAGGCCCCGGCCGCCGACGGGGACGCGAGTGACGGCTCCGATTCCGGCGACGGGGCCCACCCGGTACGGAAGCTACGGAAGGAGGCGGACCGGCGACGAGGGCCGGGATTCGCCACCGGCCTGTGGATCATGCTGCTCGGCCAGCTGCCCAAGGTCGCCCTGATGACCATGACGCCCGTCCACCTGGCCGCCAACGGCCACGGCACCGGCACGATCGGCCTGGTCGTCTCGCTCCACATCGCCGCGATGTTCCTGCCCTCCCCGCTCACCGGCCTCCTGACCGACCGGCTCGGCGCCCTCCCCGTCGCCGCCGCCTCCGGCGTCCTGCTCTGCGCGGCCGCACTCCTGGCCGCCGCCGCACCGGGCGACTCCGTGCCCCTCCTAGCCCTGGCCCTCACCCTCGCCGGCATCGCCTGGAACCTCGGCCTGGTCAGCGGAACGGCCGTGATCACGGCCGCGCTGCCGCCTGGGCGCGGTGCGAGCACCCAGGGTCTGGCCGACGTCGGCCTCGCCGTCGCGGGCAGCACCGGCGGCCTGCTCTCGGGCCTGGTCGTCACGGCCGGCGGCTACGACGCCCTGGCCCTCGGCTGCGCGCTGACGGCCCTCCTGGTCACACCACTGGCACTGCGGCAGCGCCTGACCGCGCTCGAACAGGAGCGGACCGGCGCGCCCGCCGGGTGA
- a CDS encoding TetR/AcrR family transcriptional regulator — protein sequence MAGRKSVGKEARRAELGRAVEQALAARGLEGLRLRDVAEAAGITPAAVLYYGDLDELVHTTYRQAIERYSEEREEAASRFTDARDQLRACIDRGVATGPDDTLTRLLFECWPRCLRDARAAVLDSALTERQIALYAAILILGQVQGHFTLQDPPRLLAANFVALEDGYQMEILAGRRTRDEVLTALHAQARAVTGHTLAQHP from the coding sequence GTGGCTGGCAGGAAGAGCGTGGGCAAGGAGGCCCGCCGGGCCGAACTCGGCAGGGCCGTGGAGCAGGCACTGGCCGCCCGCGGCCTGGAAGGACTGCGCCTTCGCGACGTCGCCGAGGCCGCCGGCATCACTCCGGCCGCGGTCCTCTACTACGGAGACCTCGACGAACTGGTCCATACCACCTACCGGCAGGCCATCGAGCGCTACAGCGAGGAACGCGAAGAGGCCGCGAGCCGTTTCACCGACGCCCGCGACCAGCTGCGCGCGTGCATCGACCGAGGCGTGGCGACCGGCCCCGACGACACGCTGACGCGCCTGCTCTTCGAGTGCTGGCCCCGCTGCCTGCGCGATGCCAGGGCCGCCGTCCTCGACAGTGCTCTGACCGAGCGTCAGATCGCGTTGTATGCAGCGATTCTGATCCTCGGTCAGGTGCAGGGCCACTTCACCCTCCAGGACCCGCCCCGTCTGCTCGCCGCGAACTTCGTCGCACTGGAGGACGGCTACCAGATGGAGATCCTCGCCGGCCGGCGCACCCGCGACGAGGTCCTCACCGCCCTGCACGCCCAAGCCCGTGCGGTCACCGGCCACACCCTCGCCCAGCACCCCTGA
- a CDS encoding APC family permease: MTNATDVGATTGPSRPSPTDKGLRGGSVGLFAAVTLGLSSVAPAYSIAVTLGFVTLVAGHLAPAALLLGFVPILLTAFAFRELNREMPDCGTTFVWVTRAFGPLAGWLTGGWIVQCATLIAMTALAQVGATYLLDLTGLHVLAGDSTAVAATAVLLLAAVTAIAHRGLQLAASVQYVMLALQLAALLGFGIAAFARPGATGPSGPSLGWLDPFAFTGPGQLTEAVMLCLFIYWGWDALLTANEETRDGERVAGQAAVISTLVLLGTYLFTAFAAIGFAGTGDSGTGLGNADNAGDILAALAPPVLGPALSKVMQLAVCVSAVSALLTCLVGSSRGTLSMAAHGALPRAFARIHPRHRTPGFGTVFLGTAAAGLLVLLTLVSGRFLGDAILCIGLLIACYYGTTALACVWYFRSRLRTSPRDLVLRGVLPLAGGLMMLAAFARSAYDMYDPGYGATSFHGVGGVFLLGAGSLAAGALALAVARTRFRPFFRNGRTAVAEPAVATTTTTIED, translated from the coding sequence ATGACCAACGCGACCGACGTCGGGGCGACCACCGGACCGTCCAGACCTTCCCCCACCGACAAAGGACTGCGCGGCGGCTCGGTCGGCCTGTTCGCCGCCGTCACCCTCGGGCTGTCGTCCGTCGCCCCGGCCTACAGCATCGCCGTCACGCTCGGCTTCGTGACCCTCGTCGCCGGCCACCTCGCCCCGGCCGCCCTGCTGCTGGGGTTCGTGCCCATCCTGCTCACCGCGTTCGCCTTCCGCGAGCTCAACCGCGAGATGCCCGACTGCGGCACCACCTTCGTCTGGGTCACCCGCGCCTTCGGACCTCTGGCGGGCTGGCTCACCGGCGGGTGGATCGTCCAGTGCGCGACCCTCATCGCGATGACGGCCCTGGCCCAGGTCGGCGCCACCTACCTGCTCGACCTGACCGGCCTGCACGTCCTGGCCGGCGACAGCACCGCCGTGGCGGCGACCGCCGTCCTCCTGCTCGCGGCCGTCACGGCCATCGCCCACCGCGGCCTGCAGCTGGCCGCCTCCGTCCAGTACGTGATGCTCGCCCTGCAGCTCGCCGCCCTGCTCGGCTTCGGCATCGCCGCCTTCGCCCGTCCCGGCGCGACCGGTCCGTCCGGTCCGTCCCTGGGCTGGCTCGATCCGTTCGCGTTCACCGGTCCCGGGCAACTCACCGAAGCCGTGATGCTCTGCCTGTTCATCTACTGGGGCTGGGACGCCCTCCTCACGGCCAACGAGGAGACCCGCGACGGCGAACGCGTGGCCGGCCAGGCGGCCGTCATCTCCACCCTGGTGCTTCTGGGCACCTACCTGTTCACCGCCTTCGCGGCCATCGGCTTCGCCGGAACGGGCGACAGCGGAACCGGACTCGGGAACGCCGACAACGCCGGCGACATCCTGGCCGCCCTCGCACCACCCGTCCTCGGCCCGGCCCTGTCCAAGGTGATGCAGCTGGCCGTCTGCGTCTCGGCCGTCTCGGCCCTGCTCACCTGCCTCGTCGGCTCCTCCCGCGGCACCCTGTCCATGGCCGCGCACGGAGCCCTGCCGCGTGCCTTCGCCCGCATCCACCCGCGCCACCGAACCCCTGGCTTCGGGACCGTGTTCCTCGGCACCGCGGCGGCCGGACTGCTGGTGCTGCTCACCCTCGTCTCCGGCCGCTTCCTCGGCGACGCCATCCTGTGCATCGGCCTGCTCATCGCCTGCTACTACGGCACCACCGCCCTGGCCTGCGTCTGGTACTTCCGCTCCCGGCTCCGCACCTCGCCGCGCGACCTGGTGCTGCGGGGCGTGCTTCCCCTGGCCGGCGGCCTGATGATGCTGGCCGCCTTCGCCCGCAGCGCCTACGACATGTACGACCCCGGCTACGGCGCCACCTCCTTCCACGGCGTCGGCGGGGTGTTCCTCCTCGGGGCCGGTTCCCTGGCCGCCGGCGCCCTCGCCCTGGCCGTCGCCCGTACCCGGTTCCGCCCCTTCTTCCGCAACGGCCGCACCGCGGTCGCCGAGCCCGCCGTCGCCACCACCACCACCACCATCGAGGACTGA
- a CDS encoding carbon-nitrogen hydrolase family protein, which produces MRSLVVAAVQTAPVPHDIEATWERFAHQVRTTRELFPHVQLVVVPELLLAAEGALLRPAPQDWTEHTAVTIPGPLTDRICALAEETGLWLVPGSIYERGPDGRIHNTAIAVSPEGRIAARYRKVFPWQPYEKSVPGSEFTVFDIPGTGRVGLAVCYDGSFPETVRQLAWLGAEIVIQPTLTPTRDREMELVCARANAWTNQVFVVNVNASDPAGVGSSTIVDPEGIVRQQAGPGEEILVDVLDLDTVTRVRRYGSAGLNRPWSQLARYGEAIRLPMYGGGGFVAPEWLTDESV; this is translated from the coding sequence ATGCGCTCACTCGTCGTCGCCGCCGTCCAGACCGCCCCCGTCCCCCACGACATCGAGGCCACCTGGGAACGCTTCGCCCACCAGGTCCGCACCACCCGCGAGCTGTTCCCCCACGTCCAGCTCGTCGTCGTCCCCGAACTCCTGCTCGCCGCCGAGGGCGCCCTCCTCCGGCCGGCCCCGCAGGACTGGACGGAACACACCGCCGTCACGATCCCGGGCCCGCTGACCGACCGGATCTGCGCGCTCGCCGAGGAGACCGGGCTGTGGCTCGTCCCCGGCAGCATCTACGAGCGCGGGCCGGACGGGCGGATCCACAACACGGCGATCGCCGTCTCCCCCGAGGGCCGGATCGCCGCCCGCTACCGCAAGGTCTTCCCCTGGCAGCCCTACGAGAAGTCGGTCCCCGGCAGCGAGTTCACCGTCTTCGACATCCCGGGCACCGGCCGCGTCGGCCTGGCCGTCTGCTACGACGGTTCGTTCCCCGAGACGGTGCGCCAACTGGCATGGCTCGGCGCCGAGATCGTCATCCAGCCCACCCTCACCCCCACCCGTGACCGCGAGATGGAACTCGTGTGCGCACGCGCCAACGCCTGGACCAACCAGGTGTTCGTGGTGAACGTCAACGCCTCCGACCCGGCGGGCGTCGGCTCCAGCACGATCGTCGACCCCGAGGGAATCGTCCGCCAGCAGGCCGGCCCCGGCGAGGAGATCCTCGTCGACGTCCTCGACCTCGACACCGTCACCCGCGTCCGCCGGTACGGCTCCGCCGGCCTCAACCGCCCCTGGAGCCAACTCGCCCGCTACGGCGAGGCGATCCGACTGCCCATGTACGGTGGCGGCGGCTTCGTCGCGCCCGAGTGGCTGACGGACGAGAGCGTCTGA
- a CDS encoding DUF3592 domain-containing protein translates to MGWHGYLALWCGVLGAVALVGYGRSLAGMTREQRAVRVPGRIEQVRTPRHGGSRRGGIAVVVSYRDPSSGARVLVTNDGEHGENGEAITAAWTGREVGVRYPRGRPHDYRFTDDPHGGGRGLGLPNTALFLLYGSLVVAAAVDRGWPWALIGVCGPWALIGVCYLPGNVRDTRRRRERLASMTAAEGRIVAVLRDVTTDGEGSTSTTITPVVAFTTREGTAVTAHCDAGVPDPADSYERHLTVHYPADDPAGFVLDHATRQRSVRSDIAVNVVFLVLVAAGAVVGVLLL, encoded by the coding sequence ATGGGGTGGCACGGGTACCTGGCGCTGTGGTGCGGGGTGCTGGGCGCGGTGGCGCTGGTGGGGTACGGCCGGTCGCTGGCCGGGATGACGCGCGAGCAGCGGGCGGTGCGGGTCCCGGGGCGGATCGAGCAGGTGCGGACGCCCCGGCACGGCGGCTCCCGGCGCGGGGGGATCGCGGTGGTGGTGTCCTACCGCGATCCGTCCAGCGGTGCGCGGGTCCTCGTGACGAACGACGGCGAGCACGGCGAGAACGGCGAGGCGATCACCGCCGCGTGGACGGGCCGGGAGGTCGGCGTCCGCTACCCGCGCGGCAGGCCGCACGACTACCGCTTCACCGACGACCCGCACGGCGGCGGTCGCGGCCTGGGCCTGCCGAACACGGCGCTGTTCCTGCTGTACGGCAGCCTGGTGGTCGCCGCCGCGGTCGACCGGGGCTGGCCGTGGGCGCTGATCGGTGTCTGCGGGCCGTGGGCCCTGATCGGCGTCTGCTACCTGCCGGGGAACGTGCGTGACACCAGGCGCCGCCGTGAGCGGCTGGCATCGATGACCGCCGCCGAAGGCCGGATCGTCGCGGTACTCCGGGACGTCACCACGGACGGCGAGGGCAGCACCTCCACCACGATCACGCCCGTCGTGGCGTTCACCACCCGCGAGGGAACGGCCGTCACCGCGCACTGCGACGCCGGCGTGCCCGATCCGGCGGACTCGTACGAGCGGCACCTGACGGTCCACTACCCAGCCGACGACCCCGCCGGGTTCGTCCTCGACCACGCGACCCGGCAGCGTTCGGTGCGCTCCGACATCGCGGTCAACGTGGTGTTCCTGGTCCTCGTCGCGGCAGGGGCCGTCGTGGGCGTGCTCCTGCTCTGA
- a CDS encoding phosphoribosyltransferase, translating to MTDVRENLTYQKFGLAVRELARTIADDGYEPDLILSIARGGVFVAGGLAYALDCKNIHLVNVEFYTGVGTTLDMPVMLAPVPAAIDFTDKKVLIADDVADTGKTLKLVHDFCLDHVAEVRSAVIYEKSHSLVKCEYVWKRTDDWINFPWSVEPPVVRREGQALDA from the coding sequence GTGACTGACGTGCGAGAGAACCTGACCTATCAGAAGTTCGGCCTGGCAGTGCGTGAACTCGCGCGGACCATCGCCGACGACGGCTACGAGCCCGACCTGATCCTGAGCATCGCCCGCGGCGGTGTGTTCGTGGCGGGCGGTCTGGCGTACGCGCTGGACTGCAAGAACATCCACCTGGTGAACGTGGAGTTCTACACGGGCGTGGGCACCACCCTGGACATGCCCGTCATGCTGGCGCCCGTCCCCGCCGCGATCGACTTCACCGACAAGAAGGTCCTGATCGCCGACGACGTCGCCGACACCGGCAAGACCCTGAAGCTGGTGCACGACTTCTGCCTCGACCATGTGGCCGAGGTGCGGTCCGCGGTCATCTACGAGAAGTCCCACTCCCTCGTGAAGTGCGAGTACGTGTGGAAGCGCACGGACGACTGGATCAACTTCCCGTGGTCGGTGGAACCCCCGGTCGTCCGCCGTGAGGGCCAGGCGCTGGACGCCTGA
- a CDS encoding GNAT family N-acetyltransferase, whose protein sequence is MEIRRVTQVEAVDAAGHLFDSAPERRATERFLTDERHHLLIAYVEDVPAGMVTGVEMTHPDKGTEMFLYELGVDESFRGRGVGRALVSALADLSRERGCYGVWTVTDEENAAARATYRRAGGVTEAGQVVLTWTFDRP, encoded by the coding sequence ATGGAGATCCGTCGTGTCACTCAGGTCGAGGCGGTCGACGCCGCCGGGCATCTCTTCGACTCCGCTCCGGAACGGCGGGCCACGGAACGGTTCCTGACGGACGAGCGCCATCACCTCCTGATCGCCTACGTGGAGGACGTCCCGGCGGGGATGGTCACCGGTGTCGAGATGACCCACCCCGACAAGGGGACCGAGATGTTCCTGTACGAGCTGGGCGTGGACGAGTCGTTCCGTGGGCGTGGCGTCGGCCGGGCGCTGGTGTCCGCACTCGCGGACCTGTCACGTGAGCGGGGTTGCTACGGCGTCTGGACGGTCACGGACGAGGAGAACGCGGCGGCACGGGCGACGTACCGCCGCGCCGGCGGTGTCACGGAAGCGGGACAGGTGGTACTCACCTGGACGTTCGACCGACCGTAG
- a CDS encoding ribosome-inactivating family protein → MLKRLCSALLTLALSLGLVTAFSGTASATNYQVIDWNISNITAGGNTHHQNYWNLIDAIHRYTYGDVTGVNNVTETTTERGRLVQVRVLDTNNTHLASVYLWANDLYVAGFYAPQTNTHWAFQDRINEFQTALGVTVPQNRRIASGNYSDIPGGNNRGSLAPAPENIYNAMRTLGRATAYNDATGRAVLMATQIFSEAARFGVVFDVVRGNIQNPNRNRTLNYVDPDPARGTVLAANVQNQWGAISQFIRNARANPSGQSVSVMGHTVTTIAAVLYYIGFIEANGGIMHSRP, encoded by the coding sequence GTGCTGAAACGCCTCTGCTCCGCCCTGCTGACACTCGCCCTCTCCCTGGGCCTGGTGACGGCCTTCAGCGGCACCGCGTCCGCGACCAACTACCAGGTGATCGACTGGAACATCTCGAACATCACCGCCGGCGGGAACACCCACCACCAGAACTACTGGAACCTGATCGACGCCATCCACCGGTACACCTACGGTGACGTGACCGGTGTCAACAACGTCACCGAGACCACCACCGAACGCGGCAGGCTGGTGCAGGTCCGCGTCCTGGACACCAACAACACCCACCTGGCCTCGGTCTACCTCTGGGCGAACGACCTCTACGTCGCGGGGTTCTACGCGCCGCAGACCAACACCCACTGGGCCTTCCAGGACCGGATCAACGAGTTCCAGACGGCGCTGGGCGTCACCGTGCCCCAGAACCGCCGGATCGCCAGCGGCAACTACTCCGACATCCCGGGCGGCAACAACCGCGGGAGCCTCGCCCCCGCTCCCGAGAACATCTACAACGCCATGCGCACCCTCGGGCGCGCGACCGCCTACAACGACGCGACCGGGCGGGCGGTGCTGATGGCCACTCAGATCTTCTCCGAGGCGGCGCGCTTCGGTGTGGTCTTCGACGTCGTCCGGGGCAACATCCAGAACCCCAACCGCAACCGCACCCTGAACTACGTCGACCCCGACCCGGCACGCGGCACCGTCCTGGCCGCCAATGTGCAGAACCAGTGGGGAGCCATCAGCCAGTTCATCCGCAACGCCCGCGCCAACCCCTCCGGCCAGAGCGTCAGCGTCATGGGCCACACCGTCACGACCATCGCCGCGGTGCTCTACTACATCGGCTTCATCGAGGCCAACGGCGGCATCATGCACAGCAGGCCCTGA
- a CDS encoding DUF58 domain-containing protein, which yields MSPEPAAGQRRGGRAGRLAAQSAALGTRPVRRLAGPAAGPAPRPAQKRPARTAGPTGAGSDARTDAGPGRRTGRRTGPAGPERASARLVARSARATLAGLPTAPPSPYWRPGERTLRLLTVATVAAVAALITGHPWLLALAAGPAVLLALAAPGNDRPSRLDAGNTVTPRRCLEGEPITVRITVRHDGRIGRLDPAASLGPGVTLTAVTVGTSEVDLVVRAERWGRWTLGSVDIDVYDAGGLARRTVRTDLGTVDVFPEPSAARLTPIPVRLPERLGEHTTTHEGTGVEVVGVRPYVPGERQRRIHWPSTTRRDAVQINQFAAERATDAVVLLDTLADFRDAATGRSSLDETLRAATGLTRAYLRRHDRVGLIAVGGKLRWLTAGSGERQSYRMVESVLEVRQDRGHRGLLAPRLPVAALPRHALVYAFTSLADQRILDVLGRVRDLGNPLVVVEIPAGEPAVEPGDEIDAVALRLWRAEREAMRSALRARGVPVARYTPGEALDLALAPLLRRRIGGGTR from the coding sequence GTGAGCCCCGAGCCCGCCGCCGGCCAACGGCGCGGGGGACGGGCCGGCCGACTCGCCGCCCAGAGCGCCGCGCTCGGCACACGCCCGGTCCGGCGGCTCGCCGGCCCCGCCGCAGGCCCCGCTCCGCGCCCCGCGCAGAAGCGTCCGGCCCGGACCGCGGGCCCGACCGGCGCAGGGAGCGATGCCCGCACCGACGCCGGCCCCGGCCGTCGTACAGGTCGTCGGACGGGCCCGGCGGGCCCGGAGCGGGCCTCCGCGCGCCTGGTCGCCCGCAGCGCCAGGGCCACACTGGCCGGACTGCCGACCGCACCGCCCTCCCCGTACTGGCGGCCCGGCGAGCGGACCCTGCGCCTGCTCACGGTGGCCACCGTCGCGGCCGTCGCCGCACTGATCACGGGTCACCCCTGGCTGCTCGCGCTGGCGGCCGGCCCGGCCGTCCTGCTCGCCCTGGCCGCCCCGGGCAACGACCGGCCGTCCCGGCTGGACGCCGGGAACACCGTCACACCCCGCCGCTGCCTGGAGGGCGAACCGATCACCGTACGGATCACCGTCCGCCACGACGGGCGGATCGGCCGGCTCGACCCGGCCGCGTCCCTCGGCCCGGGCGTCACCCTGACGGCGGTGACCGTCGGCACCTCCGAGGTCGACCTGGTGGTCCGGGCCGAACGATGGGGCCGCTGGACCCTGGGCAGCGTCGACATCGACGTCTACGACGCCGGCGGACTGGCCCGCCGGACGGTGCGCACCGACCTCGGCACGGTGGACGTCTTCCCGGAGCCGAGCGCGGCCCGCCTCACCCCGATCCCGGTGCGGCTGCCCGAGCGCCTCGGCGAGCACACCACCACGCACGAGGGCACCGGCGTCGAGGTGGTCGGCGTGCGCCCGTACGTGCCGGGTGAGCGCCAGCGGCGCATCCACTGGCCGTCGACCACCCGCCGCGACGCCGTCCAGATCAACCAGTTCGCGGCCGAGCGGGCCACCGACGCCGTCGTCCTGCTGGACACGCTGGCCGACTTCCGCGACGCGGCCACCGGCCGCTCCAGCCTCGACGAGACGCTGCGCGCGGCCACCGGGCTGACCCGTGCCTATCTGCGCCGGCACGACCGGGTCGGCCTGATCGCGGTCGGCGGGAAGCTGCGCTGGCTCACCGCGGGCAGCGGGGAGCGGCAGTCCTACCGGATGGTGGAGAGCGTGCTGGAGGTCCGTCAGGACCGCGGCCACCGCGGCCTCCTCGCGCCCCGGCTCCCCGTCGCGGCACTGCCCCGCCACGCGCTGGTGTACGCGTTCACCTCGCTCGCCGACCAGCGGATCCTGGACGTGCTCGGCCGGGTCCGCGACCTCGGCAATCCGCTGGTCGTGGTGGAGATCCCGGCCGGCGAGCCGGCGGTCGAGCCCGGTGACGAGATCGATGCGGTGGCCCTGCGCCTCTGGCGCGCCGAACGCGAGGCCATGCGGTCGGCGCTCCGAGCCAGGGGCGTGCCGGTGGCCCGCTACACGCCGGGCGAGGCGCTCGACCTGGCGCTGGCGCCACTGCTGCGGCGCCGGATCGGGGGAGGAACGCGATGA
- a CDS encoding MoxR family ATPase: protein MTAVPQAPAPDTEQARAAGTSPGRPTEAAVLTPQEAGRRARAVVEEIERAVVGKPEALRLVMLGVLAGGHVLIEDLPGLGKTLLARSFATTLGLDFRRIQFTPDLLPSDVTGAPFYDRRSGEMVFRPGPLFTQLLLADEINRTPPKTQAALLEAMAEGQVSVDGATRRLPQPFVVIATANPIEYEGTYSLPEAQLDRFLLRVRMGYLSTGLEASMLRARLDRATPEPELETVSSPAELLAMRAALERVEVDDDLVDYVIALVHATRDDAQIQVGASPRGGLALVQLARARAMLEGRDYLTPEDVKALAVPALAHRITLTPELWVRQVEADEVLARLVATVPAPRTLPRAGGGAESGPGNGPGSGPVDTPGAAR, encoded by the coding sequence ATGACCGCCGTTCCCCAGGCCCCCGCCCCGGACACCGAGCAGGCCCGGGCGGCCGGGACGAGCCCGGGCCGCCCGACCGAGGCCGCCGTGCTGACGCCGCAGGAGGCGGGTCGGCGTGCCCGCGCGGTGGTCGAGGAGATCGAACGCGCCGTGGTCGGCAAGCCCGAGGCCCTCCGACTGGTGATGCTCGGCGTGCTGGCCGGCGGCCACGTGCTGATCGAAGACCTGCCGGGGCTCGGCAAGACCCTGCTGGCACGCTCGTTCGCCACCACCCTCGGCCTGGACTTCCGCCGGATCCAGTTCACCCCCGACCTGCTGCCCTCGGACGTCACCGGCGCGCCGTTCTACGACCGGCGCAGCGGCGAGATGGTGTTCCGTCCCGGGCCGCTCTTCACCCAGCTCCTGCTGGCCGACGAGATCAACCGCACCCCGCCGAAGACCCAGGCGGCGCTGCTGGAGGCGATGGCCGAGGGCCAGGTCTCCGTCGACGGGGCCACCCGCCGGCTGCCGCAGCCGTTCGTGGTGATCGCCACCGCCAACCCGATCGAGTACGAGGGCACCTACTCGCTGCCCGAGGCGCAGCTCGACCGCTTCCTGCTCCGGGTGCGGATGGGCTACCTCTCCACCGGGCTGGAGGCCTCGATGCTCCGGGCCCGGCTGGACCGGGCGACGCCCGAACCGGAGCTGGAGACGGTCAGCAGTCCGGCCGAACTGCTGGCGATGCGCGCGGCGTTGGAACGCGTCGAGGTCGACGACGACCTGGTCGACTATGTGATCGCACTGGTCCACGCCACCCGCGACGACGCGCAGATCCAGGTCGGCGCCTCGCCGCGCGGCGGTCTCGCGCTGGTCCAACTGGCGCGTGCCCGCGCGATGCTGGAGGGCCGCGACTACCTGACGCCGGAGGACGTGAAGGCGCTCGCGGTTCCCGCGTTGGCCCACCGGATCACCCTGACACCGGAGTTGTGGGTGCGGCAGGTCGAGGCGGACGAGGTCCTGGCGCGTCTGGTCGCCACCGTTCCGGCGCCGCGGACCCTGCCGCGCGCGGGCGGCGGTGCGGAGAGCGGTCCGGGGAACGGTCCTGGGAGCGGTCCGGTGGACACCCCGGGTGCCGCCCGGTGA
- a CDS encoding DUF4129 domain-containing protein encodes MNDEAQPSGPRYDGREAPGDSAEEPARRSGGRITAALVTVAGLLLAASALRPDGGLLGAPLARVPVRAIGFVLLLAVGWLIVAGRFALRFRAEVRHLDGPTPRAERLREAAAVLLPGAAVAVPVLMFLFHNRADTGSDGPHRARPLPDFALPPVPTVSPPEPGEPVSDSSLSGVVPLLFGVLLVLLVIAVVVGAVLLLQLRIVRRRPPTPLPAAPDRSEDALAAAVVTGRRALTGADARAAVIACYAAMETSLAASGLSRRAPDSPTELLERAVADDRVDPVHARALTALFREARYSTHPMDETHVRRARTALDGLAARLAERAGPLPEPAAAGASGGADRAGGRR; translated from the coding sequence ATGAACGACGAAGCGCAGCCGAGCGGGCCTCGGTACGACGGCCGCGAGGCACCGGGCGACAGCGCGGAGGAGCCCGCCCGCCGGTCGGGCGGCCGGATCACCGCTGCCCTGGTGACCGTCGCGGGTCTGCTGCTCGCGGCCTCGGCACTGCGGCCGGACGGCGGACTGCTCGGTGCGCCCCTCGCCAGGGTGCCGGTCCGGGCCATCGGGTTCGTCCTGCTGCTCGCGGTCGGCTGGCTGATCGTGGCCGGCCGGTTCGCGCTGCGCTTCCGGGCGGAGGTCCGCCACCTGGACGGGCCCACGCCACGGGCCGAGCGCCTGCGGGAGGCCGCCGCCGTTCTGCTGCCCGGGGCCGCCGTCGCGGTGCCGGTGCTGATGTTCCTCTTCCACAACCGGGCGGACACCGGGTCGGACGGGCCGCACCGGGCGCGGCCGTTGCCGGACTTCGCGCTGCCCCCGGTGCCCACGGTGTCGCCGCCCGAACCCGGCGAACCGGTCTCCGACAGCTCGCTCTCGGGCGTGGTCCCGCTGCTGTTCGGCGTGCTCCTGGTCCTCCTGGTGATCGCGGTGGTCGTCGGCGCCGTCCTGCTGCTGCAGCTGCGGATCGTCCGCCGGCGGCCGCCGACGCCGTTGCCCGCCGCACCGGACCGGAGCGAGGACGCCCTGGCGGCCGCGGTGGTGACGGGGCGCCGTGCCCTCACGGGCGCCGACGCGCGGGCGGCGGTGATCGCCTGCTACGCCGCGATGGAGACCTCGCTGGCCGCCTCGGGGCTCTCCCGCCGGGCTCCTGACAGCCCGACCGAACTGCTGGAGCGCGCGGTGGCCGACGACCGCGTCGACCCGGTCCACGCGCGGGCTCTGACCGCACTGTTCCGAGAAGCCAGGTACTCCACCCACCCGATGGACGAGACCCATGTACGCCGGGCGCGGACCGCCCTGGACGGCCTCGCCGCGAGACTCGCGGAGCGGGCAGGCCCGCTGCCGGAGCCCGCGGCGGCGGGAGCGTCCGGGGGCGCCGACCGGGCCGGAGGCCGGCGATGA